A part of Caldicellulosiruptor owensensis OL genomic DNA contains:
- a CDS encoding Nif3-like dinuclear metal center hexameric protein: MVSVQEIISFIETYFPKKLSYEWDNCGLQVGSYSDKVDSVLICVDVTEEVLKEAILLGAKLIISHHPLIFQGIKSIKDDTPEGRIIIDAIKNGINIYSAHTSADVSKHGINHWLANLIGLENIEGLSIKQKNGYYKVVVYVPLDYVQNVLEAMANEGAGFVGKYSHCFFAVEGEGSFKPQEGAKPFLGQVGRLEKVQEVRLESIVSEDKLKNVIKSMLKAHPYEEVAYDIYRLENEISYESLGVVGEREVLAKELILELKKKLNLDFVKASIQKDVFKKIAIVSGSGKDLIKDAYFKGADCLITGEVGYHGILLAKSLSMSIIELGHYESEKVFVDIVYNLFEDFKKKDELKIHKSKIKTSFTNIY, translated from the coding sequence GTGGTAAGTGTTCAGGAGATAATTTCGTTTATAGAAACCTATTTTCCCAAAAAGCTCTCATATGAATGGGACAACTGCGGTCTTCAGGTTGGAAGTTATTCAGACAAGGTAGATTCGGTTTTGATATGTGTCGATGTGACAGAGGAGGTTTTAAAAGAAGCTATCTTGCTTGGGGCAAAGCTTATAATTTCTCATCATCCCCTTATTTTTCAGGGAATTAAAAGCATAAAAGATGACACACCAGAAGGAAGGATTATTATAGATGCTATCAAGAACGGCATAAATATATACTCTGCTCACACCAGTGCAGATGTCTCAAAACACGGTATAAATCACTGGCTTGCCAATCTCATAGGTCTTGAAAACATTGAGGGTTTGAGCATCAAACAAAAAAATGGGTATTATAAAGTTGTTGTGTATGTGCCGTTAGACTATGTTCAGAATGTGTTAGAGGCAATGGCAAATGAAGGTGCGGGCTTTGTTGGGAAATACAGCCACTGCTTTTTTGCAGTCGAAGGAGAAGGTAGTTTCAAGCCTCAGGAAGGTGCAAAACCTTTTTTGGGACAGGTGGGGAGGCTTGAAAAGGTTCAAGAGGTAAGACTTGAGAGCATAGTGTCTGAAGATAAGCTCAAAAATGTAATAAAATCAATGTTAAAAGCTCATCCTTATGAAGAGGTCGCATATGATATATACAGACTTGAAAACGAAATTTCATATGAGAGTTTAGGAGTTGTTGGCGAAAGAGAAGTTTTGGCAAAAGAGCTTATTTTGGAGCTGAAAAAAAAGCTGAATCTTGACTTTGTAAAAGCAAGTATTCAAAAAGATGTTTTTAAAAAGATAGCCATTGTCAGTGGTTCTGGTAAGGACCTTATAAAAGATGCATATTTCAAAGGTGCAGACTGTCTTATCACAGGGGAAGTTGGTTATCACGGGATTTTGCTGGCAAAGTCGCTATCCATGAGCATAATAGAGCTTGGTCATTATGAGAGTGAGAAGGTATTTGTGGATATAGTTTACAACCTTTTTGAAGACTTTAAGAAAAAAGATGAGCTGAAGATACACAAGTCCAAAATCAAAACCAGCTTTACAAATATTTACTAA
- the ligA gene encoding NAD-dependent DNA ligase LigA has product MSEFIKKRIRELVDLINYHDYKYYVEDNPEISDYEYDMLYRELVELEKQYPEYVLPDSPTQRVGGKVKEGFKEVVHRVPLLSLSNVFNEGELYDFDRRLKELLGTSDFDYVVEYKIDGLSVALEYENGLFVRGATRGDGNIGEDVTENLKTIRSIPLRLKEDISIVVRGEVFMPKDEFIKLNQEREENEEPLFANPRNAAAGSLRQLDPKITAQRKLDIFVFNVQWCEKEIETHAEALEYMRKLGFKVSPDYVVCKDIKEVYEVIRKIEEKRDSLPFEIDGAVVKLNQLRLRDVAGETAKSPRWAVAYKFPPEKKETKLLDIEVNVGRTGILTPTAILEPVRISGSVVSRATLHNMDYIRQKDIRIGDTVIVQKAAEIIPEVVEVVFSKRTGQERIFEMPKKCPVCGADVIKFEDEVAYRCTGVECPAKSYRLILHFVSRDAMDIAGMGEMVVKTLFERGLIKTPADIYYLKFEDLVNLERFGVKSTNNLLKAIQASKNRPLDRLIYALGIRHIGQKAAKTLAEHISSIDDLFTITEEQLLALPDFGEKMAKSVVTFFRQEQTRHLIERLKAAGVNTVSEKKAKSNILKDYTFVLTGALSKYSRNEAKEILESLGAKVTESVSKKTTAVIVGQDPGSKYTKAQQLGVKILNEEDFEKLVKASSREEVEKMLME; this is encoded by the coding sequence ATGAGCGAGTTTATAAAAAAGAGAATAAGAGAACTTGTTGATCTTATCAATTATCATGATTATAAATACTATGTTGAGGATAATCCGGAGATTAGCGACTATGAATATGATATGTTATATCGTGAGCTTGTTGAACTTGAAAAGCAATACCCTGAATATGTTTTACCTGATTCTCCCACTCAAAGGGTTGGTGGAAAGGTAAAAGAAGGGTTTAAAGAAGTTGTGCATCGTGTGCCTCTTCTTTCGCTTTCAAATGTTTTCAATGAAGGGGAACTTTATGATTTTGACAGGAGGTTAAAAGAACTTTTAGGGACTTCTGATTTTGATTATGTTGTTGAGTATAAGATTGATGGTTTGTCTGTTGCGCTTGAGTATGAAAATGGTCTTTTTGTCAGAGGTGCAACCCGTGGTGATGGGAATATAGGCGAGGATGTGACAGAAAACTTAAAGACTATAAGGTCTATTCCGCTCAGGCTTAAAGAAGACATCTCCATCGTTGTGCGTGGAGAAGTTTTCATGCCAAAGGATGAGTTTATAAAGCTCAACCAGGAAAGGGAAGAGAATGAAGAGCCTCTTTTTGCAAATCCACGAAATGCGGCGGCAGGGTCGCTTCGTCAGCTTGACCCAAAAATAACAGCCCAAAGAAAGCTTGATATATTTGTCTTCAATGTTCAGTGGTGTGAAAAGGAGATAGAAACTCATGCAGAAGCACTTGAATATATGAGAAAACTTGGGTTTAAAGTATCACCGGACTATGTTGTATGTAAAGATATAAAAGAGGTCTATGAGGTTATAAGGAAAATAGAAGAAAAAAGGGATTCGCTCCCCTTTGAGATAGACGGTGCCGTTGTGAAATTGAACCAGCTAAGACTGCGAGATGTTGCAGGGGAGACAGCAAAATCACCCAGATGGGCAGTTGCTTATAAATTCCCGCCAGAGAAAAAAGAGACGAAGCTGTTGGATATTGAAGTCAATGTTGGACGCACAGGTATTCTAACACCAACCGCAATTCTGGAGCCTGTAAGAATTTCAGGTTCTGTTGTCTCAAGAGCAACTCTTCATAACATGGATTATATAAGACAAAAAGATATTAGAATTGGCGATACTGTTATAGTACAAAAAGCTGCAGAGATTATACCTGAGGTTGTTGAGGTTGTGTTTTCAAAGCGAACAGGTCAAGAGAGAATTTTTGAGATGCCCAAAAAATGTCCTGTTTGTGGAGCAGATGTTATAAAATTTGAAGATGAAGTTGCTTACAGGTGCACAGGTGTTGAATGCCCTGCTAAAAGTTACAGATTAATTTTGCACTTTGTTTCGCGCGATGCGATGGATATTGCCGGTATGGGCGAAATGGTTGTTAAAACCTTATTTGAAAGAGGTCTGATAAAAACTCCTGCTGATATTTATTATTTAAAATTTGAAGATTTAGTAAATTTAGAGCGTTTTGGTGTAAAGTCAACAAATAATTTGTTGAAAGCTATACAGGCGTCTAAAAACAGACCGTTAGACAGATTAATATATGCGCTTGGGATAAGGCATATTGGTCAAAAAGCTGCAAAGACTCTTGCTGAGCATATATCCTCTATTGACGATCTTTTCACAATAACAGAAGAACAGCTTTTAGCTCTTCCTGACTTTGGTGAAAAGATGGCAAAAAGTGTTGTGACGTTTTTCAGGCAGGAGCAGACAAGACACCTAATAGAGAGGTTAAAAGCAGCTGGTGTAAATACTGTTTCTGAAAAGAAAGCAAAGTCAAATATTTTAAAAGACTACACATTTGTTTTGACGGGAGCTCTGTCAAAGTATAGCAGAAATGAAGCGAAAGAGATTTTAGAAAGTCTTGGTGCAAAGGTGACAGAAAGTGTTTCTAAAAAAACAACAGCTGTGATTGTAGGTCAGGACCCAGGAAGCAAATATACAAAGGCTCAGCAGCTTGGTGTTAAGATTTTGAACGAAGAAGATTTTGAAAAGTTAGTAAAAGCTTCATCCCGCGAGGAAGTAGAAAAGATGTTGATGGAGTGA
- a CDS encoding EamA family transporter has translation MNYLWLIFGLLSALFASLVAIFGKIGLKGIDTNVATAIRAVIMALFLIVVVVFQGRLNKVGEILADKKAILFIILSGVAGAMSWLFYFLALKNGKVQQVAPIDRLSVVFAIVLAAIFLGEKISFYTAIGVLLIAAGSIFVALG, from the coding sequence ATGAACTATTTATGGTTAATATTCGGACTTTTATCAGCTCTGTTTGCTTCTCTTGTTGCAATATTTGGGAAGATAGGTTTAAAAGGCATTGATACAAATGTTGCAACTGCTATAAGAGCTGTGATTATGGCACTTTTTTTAATCGTTGTAGTAGTGTTCCAGGGGAGACTAAACAAAGTTGGGGAGATCTTAGCTGACAAAAAGGCTATTTTGTTTATTATATTAAGTGGTGTTGCAGGAGCAATGTCATGGCTTTTCTATTTTTTGGCTCTTAAAAATGGAAAGGTTCAACAGGTTGCGCCAATCGACAGGCTTTCGGTTGTGTTTGCAATTGTACTTGCTGCCATTTTTCTTGGTGAGAAGATTTCATTTTACACAGCAATTGGAGTGCTGCTAATTGCTGCAGGTTCTATATTTGTTGCGCTGGGTTAA
- a CDS encoding ABC1 kinase family protein, which produces MPNTKRKRINRLRFIINVFVKHGFGYVFSNTPFVKFKRFSDNKANRGQRLKSALEELGTTFIKMGQLLANRPDLVPEDIIAELKNLQEKVKPFSFDEAKSILVRNDIFDKFEYIEKEPIATASIGQVHIGYIDGKKVAVKIRRPNVDNEVKTDIEILKRISAILDKYSPVRNIVSFSAIVDEVANVLLKEIDFRFEQNNIKKLRKALSAKEVIIPDVYDELCSEEVLITSFVEAKTLGTIDVEKIPLIERMKLGKKLVNLYLSQIFELGVFHADPHPGNILITDNFEIAFVDFGMVGYLSRQDRENLSNLLLGIVLNDKKKTLKAFKELGIIQKGIDANKFYTDIESIVSHYINQPISSIKVADVFNDVFKLTFRYKLKIPQQFVLFGRTLSLLENDIALLKVDLSILEAILPYVNRLVFKNRVSKLSIANLFNILSSYFNLLEFLPKKTETILEKLEDDELTVNIEIKNIEKILHQMERLANKISLAVILLSVSIIIAGMTVGGLLSPALYKTILSAWYLWALRLGILILIVLIIIMLVMIIRKEK; this is translated from the coding sequence TTGCCAAACACAAAAAGAAAAAGGATAAACAGGCTCAGGTTTATAATAAATGTCTTTGTAAAACATGGTTTTGGGTACGTCTTTAGCAACACACCGTTTGTAAAATTTAAAAGGTTTTCTGATAACAAGGCAAACAGGGGACAGAGGCTTAAAAGTGCTCTGGAGGAACTTGGAACAACTTTTATAAAGATGGGGCAACTTCTTGCAAACAGACCTGACCTTGTGCCGGAGGATATTATAGCAGAGCTTAAAAATCTTCAGGAAAAGGTAAAACCATTTTCCTTTGATGAAGCAAAGAGTATTTTAGTCAGAAACGATATTTTTGATAAGTTTGAGTATATAGAAAAAGAGCCAATTGCAACAGCTTCGATTGGTCAGGTCCACATAGGTTATATAGATGGCAAAAAGGTCGCTGTGAAAATAAGAAGACCTAATGTTGATAATGAAGTTAAAACTGATATAGAGATATTAAAAAGAATAAGCGCGATTTTAGATAAATATTCACCAGTAAGGAATATTGTGAGTTTTTCGGCTATAGTTGATGAAGTTGCAAATGTACTTCTAAAAGAGATAGATTTCAGGTTTGAACAAAACAACATAAAAAAGCTCAGGAAAGCTCTTTCAGCCAAGGAAGTTATTATTCCTGATGTGTATGATGAGCTTTGCTCTGAAGAGGTGCTTATTACAAGTTTTGTTGAGGCAAAGACATTAGGTACTATAGATGTTGAGAAAATTCCCTTGATAGAGAGAATGAAACTTGGCAAAAAACTTGTGAATCTTTATCTTTCCCAAATATTTGAGCTTGGAGTATTTCATGCAGACCCTCATCCAGGTAATATTTTAATTACAGACAATTTTGAAATTGCTTTTGTGGACTTTGGGATGGTAGGATATCTCAGCAGGCAGGATAGAGAAAATCTTTCTAATTTACTTTTGGGAATAGTTCTGAATGATAAAAAAAAGACATTAAAAGCTTTTAAAGAGCTTGGGATAATTCAAAAAGGTATTGATGCCAACAAGTTTTACACTGATATTGAAAGTATTGTTAGTCACTATATAAACCAGCCCATCAGTTCTATTAAGGTAGCAGATGTGTTCAATGATGTGTTTAAGCTTACGTTTAGGTACAAGCTAAAAATTCCACAGCAGTTTGTTCTATTTGGAAGAACCCTCAGTCTTCTTGAGAATGACATTGCTCTTTTGAAAGTTGATTTAAGTATTTTAGAAGCGATTTTGCCGTATGTAAACAGGCTTGTGTTCAAAAACAGGGTTTCTAAACTAAGTATTGCTAATTTGTTTAACATCTTATCATCTTACTTTAATTTACTTGAGTTTTTGCCCAAAAAGACAGAGACAATATTAGAAAAACTTGAAGATGACGAACTTACAGTTAATATTGAGATAAAAAATATAGAAAAAATTTTGCATCAAATGGAGAGGCTTGCAAACAAAATTTCGCTTGCAGTGATTCTTCTTTCGGTAAGTATAATAATTGCAGGTATGACAGTTGGAGGTTTGCTTTCCCCAGCCTTATATAAAACAATTTTATCAGCATGGTATTTATGGGCTTTAAGATTGGGTATATTAATATTGATTGTTCTTATTATAATCATGCTTGTTATGATTATAAGAAAAGAAAAATGA
- a CDS encoding SIMPL domain-containing protein codes for MASLLLLSTFLVFFTFKVDASSASSQAKTEITVKGQASVYVEPDIAILTFGVLSEDVSANAAYSQTAAKINKTIDAVKKLGVDPKDIKTLRINVYPKYSYNKDDGTSKIVGFYASTDLTVTVRNLSIVGKVIDSAFKNGVNTFNSLTFDISNSSPYYNQALSKALENAKQKAATIAKGLGISLGKPKSVTENSYVNTPPIVYYKAEAMTSSTSTQIQPGTIEIKAEVTLVY; via the coding sequence TTGGCAAGTTTACTATTACTATCAACTTTTTTGGTATTTTTCACATTTAAAGTTGATGCATCATCAGCATCTTCTCAAGCAAAAACAGAGATTACTGTAAAAGGACAGGCATCGGTGTATGTAGAACCAGACATAGCAATTTTGACATTTGGAGTTTTGAGTGAAGATGTCAGTGCAAATGCTGCGTACTCTCAGACCGCAGCAAAGATTAACAAAACCATTGATGCAGTAAAAAAGCTTGGAGTTGACCCAAAGGATATAAAGACGCTAAGGATAAACGTTTATCCAAAATATTCTTACAACAAAGATGACGGCACCTCAAAGATAGTTGGATTTTATGCCTCAACTGATTTGACCGTAACTGTAAGAAATCTTTCTATTGTTGGGAAAGTGATTGATTCTGCGTTCAAAAATGGGGTAAATACATTTAACAGTTTGACATTTGATATTTCAAACTCATCTCCTTACTACAATCAAGCATTATCAAAAGCACTCGAAAATGCAAAACAAAAAGCGGCAACAATTGCAAAAGGGCTTGGCATAAGCCTTGGCAAGCCAAAATCTGTTACTGAGAATAGCTATGTGAACACTCCTCCTATTGTCTACTACAAGGCAGAAGCTATGACTTCTTCAACATCAACCCAAATTCAGCCTGGAACAATTGAGATAAAGGCAGAGGTAACATTGGTATATTAA
- a CDS encoding metal-sensitive transcriptional regulator: protein MDELSKEKENLLLRLRKIEGQIKGIQKMIENDKSCNDVLTQIAAVKAALNKVGAIILEKYSKSCIAEYKNTENEKSIDELIETLLRFIK, encoded by the coding sequence GTGGATGAACTGAGCAAGGAAAAAGAAAATCTACTTTTGAGACTTCGAAAGATTGAAGGACAGATTAAGGGTATCCAGAAGATGATTGAGAATGACAAGTCTTGCAACGATGTTTTGACACAGATTGCAGCCGTAAAAGCTGCACTCAACAAGGTGGGAGCAATCATACTTGAAAAGTATTCAAAGTCATGCATTGCTGAGTACAAAAACACTGAAAATGAAAAAAGCATTGATGAGCTGATTGAAACCTTATTAAGGTTTATCAAATAA
- a CDS encoding tRNA (adenine(22)-N(1))-methyltransferase, whose protein sequence is MISKRIEEIINLLDRCNTLADIGCDHGYVAVEAIKREIANKAFAVDINFQPLLKAKELSKKENVDDKIEFLLGNGFDPIEEEVDEAVIAGMGAENICSILSRAKDKISNTTLVLQPMKDIELLRKWLFENGFDILMEKVIKDKDRFYVIIKSIYLPEKISFSDKDIYIGRHILYRTEEGYEFLLKMKEKMQKIMGMKTKSFLDTSYEEKVLTMIEEELKKW, encoded by the coding sequence GTGATTTCAAAGCGAATTGAAGAAATCATAAATCTTTTGGATAGGTGCAATACTCTTGCTGATATAGGATGTGACCACGGGTATGTTGCGGTAGAAGCTATCAAAAGAGAAATTGCAAATAAAGCCTTTGCAGTTGACATCAATTTTCAGCCCCTTTTGAAAGCAAAAGAGCTTTCTAAGAAAGAAAATGTAGATGATAAAATAGAGTTTTTGCTTGGCAACGGATTTGACCCAATTGAAGAAGAAGTTGATGAAGCTGTTATAGCAGGAATGGGAGCAGAAAACATCTGTAGTATTTTATCCAGGGCAAAAGACAAAATATCTAATACCACCTTGGTATTACAACCAATGAAAGATATTGAACTTTTAAGAAAGTGGCTGTTTGAAAATGGGTTTGATATATTAATGGAAAAGGTTATAAAAGACAAAGATAGGTTTTATGTTATTATAAAATCTATCTACTTGCCGGAAAAAATATCTTTTTCAGATAAAGATATTTACATTGGAAGACACATTCTTTACAGAACAGAAGAAGGTTATGAATTTCTTTTGAAAATGAAAGAAAAGATGCAAAAAATCATGGGGATGAAAACGAAGAGTTTTTTAGATACCTCATATGAAGAAAAGGTTTTAACTATGATTGAGGAGGAATTGAAAAAGTGGTAA
- a CDS encoding glycoside hydrolase family protein produces the protein MRRGTKRLALPSLNTKHLFRMTDSTGILQHAKYSVPNYKEGYTTDDNARALIVALRLYEKTGDKSYLDLVYRYMAFLYNAYTEDGFFRNFMNYSRVFLDEKGTEDCFARSLIALSYVYSSEILDSSIKELAYVMLKRSLRNVLHLSYPVSIAYSVVALSILHDIKEFSSEAKMYLEALSEKLLNFYHKHSDENWKWFSDRLTYANAIIPYALFRSFAVTEKEKYLKVAKEALDFLSGILFENGILRVIGNRGWYEKGKERPYFDEQPIDACDCVIAYTEAYKITEEKEYREKALKAFKWFLGENIHKTPLYDEKTGGCKDGIEEDGINQNQGAESTICYLLARLFIEELVKSEEKNKEVV, from the coding sequence ATGAGAAGAGGAACAAAAAGGCTTGCCCTTCCTTCTTTAAACACAAAACATCTTTTTAGAATGACAGACTCAACAGGAATTTTGCAGCACGCTAAATATTCTGTTCCAAACTACAAAGAAGGATATACAACAGATGACAATGCAAGAGCGCTGATTGTTGCCTTGAGGCTCTATGAAAAGACAGGAGACAAATCTTACCTTGACCTTGTTTACAGATACATGGCATTTTTATACAATGCTTACACCGAGGATGGCTTTTTCAGAAACTTTATGAATTATTCAAGGGTATTTCTGGATGAAAAAGGCACGGAAGACTGTTTTGCAAGGTCTTTGATTGCTCTTTCGTATGTTTACAGTTCTGAGATACTTGATAGCTCTATTAAAGAGCTTGCGTATGTGATGTTAAAGCGCTCGCTCAGAAATGTTTTGCACCTCAGCTACCCGGTTAGCATCGCATATTCAGTGGTTGCACTTTCAATTTTGCACGACATAAAAGAGTTTTCAAGTGAAGCAAAAATGTACTTAGAAGCTCTTTCTGAAAAACTTTTGAACTTTTACCATAAGCACTCAGACGAGAACTGGAAATGGTTTTCTGACAGGCTCACATATGCCAATGCAATAATTCCGTATGCCTTGTTTAGGTCTTTTGCTGTTACTGAAAAAGAAAAGTATTTAAAAGTTGCAAAAGAAGCTCTTGATTTTTTGTCTGGTATTTTATTTGAAAATGGAATTCTAAGAGTTATAGGAAACAGAGGATGGTATGAAAAAGGGAAAGAACGTCCTTATTTTGATGAGCAACCAATTGATGCATGTGATTGTGTGATTGCCTATACTGAGGCTTATAAAATCACTGAAGAAAAAGAATATAGAGAGAAAGCTTTAAAAGCTTTCAAGTGGTTCTTAGGTGAAAATATTCATAAAACGCCTCTGTATGATGAAAAGACTGGTGGATGCAAAGATGGTATAGAAGAGGATGGCATTAACCAGAACCAGGGTGCAGAGTCTACCATTTGCTACCTATTAGCACGGCTTTTTATTGAAGAGCTTGTTAAAAGTGAGGAAAAGAACAAAGAGGTTGTGTAA
- the trxA gene encoding thioredoxin: MANNIVTLTSENFEKEVLQSDIPVVVDFWAAWCGPCRMVAPVIEELAQEYAGKVKFAKLNVDDYGDIAYAFRIMSIPTIMLFKDGKAVDKIIGARPKSDFVNFINRNL, encoded by the coding sequence ATGGCAAACAATATTGTAACTTTGACAAGTGAAAATTTTGAAAAAGAGGTCTTGCAATCAGATATTCCTGTTGTTGTTGATTTCTGGGCTGCATGGTGTGGCCCGTGTAGAATGGTTGCACCTGTAATAGAAGAACTTGCTCAGGAATATGCAGGGAAAGTAAAATTTGCAAAGCTCAACGTTGATGATTATGGTGACATAGCATATGCATTCAGGATCATGAGCATTCCAACAATAATGCTGTTTAAAGATGGCAAGGCAGTTGACAAGATTATTGGTGCAAGACCTAAAAGCGATTTTGTAAACTTTATAAACAGAAATCTCTAA
- a CDS encoding helix-turn-helix domain-containing protein, whose amino-acid sequence MKTCFIVNTSLEKGLPIYLKSVGYNRSQEHIIRKNGHPDFHYLHTAHGSGVLIVDGKEYIVDESVAFFLWPGVPHEYYALSSGWSTVWLTFNGPASEMILKTMGIKPFEIFKLSSKQYLEGILEAISNKASFYNYIVSIECSQLIYSFILHMALNLQNKIERNFESNYLKLLPILKYIEENYSKNITLNELSKLIGLSPQHLCSVFKKTFQTTPYEYLIRIRIQKAKELLIKNPMVQIKEVCYEVGFKNPSYFCYMFKKLEGITPMQFKRLFG is encoded by the coding sequence ATGAAAACCTGCTTTATAGTCAATACTTCTTTGGAAAAAGGACTTCCTATTTATCTCAAAAGTGTAGGGTACAACCGGTCTCAGGAACATATTATTCGAAAGAATGGGCATCCGGATTTTCATTATCTTCACACCGCACACGGTAGTGGAGTTTTGATTGTTGATGGGAAGGAATACATTGTTGATGAGTCTGTGGCATTTTTCTTGTGGCCAGGTGTTCCTCATGAATATTATGCTTTATCTTCCGGATGGTCAACAGTGTGGCTTACTTTCAATGGACCTGCCTCTGAGATGATATTAAAAACCATGGGAATAAAACCTTTTGAAATATTTAAACTCTCAAGCAAGCAGTATTTGGAAGGCATTTTAGAAGCTATTTCAAATAAAGCATCATTTTACAATTATATTGTGTCAATTGAGTGTTCACAGCTCATTTATAGCTTCATCCTTCACATGGCATTAAATCTGCAAAATAAAATTGAGAGAAATTTTGAGAGCAACTATTTAAAGCTACTCCCAATCTTGAAATATATCGAAGAAAATTATTCCAAGAACATCACCTTAAATGAGCTTTCAAAACTGATTGGTCTTTCACCACAGCATCTTTGCTCAGTTTTTAAAAAGACTTTTCAAACAACACCTTACGAATACTTGATAAGAATTAGAATTCAAAAGGCAAAAGAACTTTTGATAAAAAACCCGATGGTTCAAATAAAAGAAGTGTGTTATGAGGTTGGATTCAAAAATCCAAGCTATTTTTGCTACATGTTCAAAAAATTAGAAGGAATAACTCCGATGCAGTTCAAAAGGCTTTTTGGATAA
- a CDS encoding glycosyltransferase family 4 protein, translated as MALKPVFVSTYPPRECGIATFTQDLVNAIEKYNDVKRCYVISLSKDKHIYDNRVIYDISQDKFSNYVKAANLINMLDIDVVVIEHEYGIFGGEDGDYIIPFVKLIKKPIITTFHTVLKNPTAKQFEILKKLADTSFKVITMAKTTKDILMEVYDIEEEKIEIVHHGVPYMELEDRETLKEKYGLRGRKVISTFGLISPGKGLEYAIEAMHKVRKEFPEAVYLILGQTHPNIKRIKGEEYREKLMNMVKELKLENNVQFVDKYLTKVEIMEYLRLSDIYLTPYIGREQAVSGTLAYAIGSGKAIVSTPYTYAQEMLSDGRGVLVEFENAQSIAEGILMLLRDENLRKEIERKTLEIGKEMYWHNVAKRMIDIFYDVVEINKKVGVIA; from the coding sequence GTGGCTTTAAAGCCAGTGTTTGTAAGCACATATCCTCCGAGAGAATGTGGTATTGCCACTTTTACACAGGATTTGGTAAATGCAATTGAAAAATATAATGATGTAAAACGTTGTTATGTGATTTCTCTCAGTAAGGACAAACATATTTATGACAACAGGGTGATTTATGATATCAGTCAGGATAAATTTTCTAATTATGTAAAAGCAGCTAATCTTATTAATATGTTGGACATTGATGTTGTGGTAATTGAGCATGAATATGGGATATTTGGAGGGGAGGATGGAGATTATATAATCCCATTTGTGAAGCTTATCAAAAAACCAATCATTACAACATTCCACACAGTTTTGAAAAATCCAACTGCAAAACAATTTGAGATACTGAAAAAACTGGCAGATACAAGTTTCAAAGTTATTACAATGGCTAAAACTACCAAGGATATTCTCATGGAAGTATATGACATAGAAGAAGAAAAAATTGAAATTGTTCACCATGGTGTACCATATATGGAACTTGAAGATAGAGAGACTTTGAAAGAAAAGTATGGCTTAAGAGGTAGAAAAGTGATATCCACGTTTGGACTTATTAGTCCTGGCAAGGGTTTAGAGTATGCGATTGAAGCAATGCACAAGGTACGAAAAGAATTTCCAGAGGCTGTGTATCTGATTCTTGGTCAAACACATCCAAATATCAAAAGAATAAAGGGCGAAGAGTATAGAGAAAAACTTATGAATATGGTAAAAGAATTAAAATTAGAAAACAACGTCCAGTTTGTTGATAAATATCTAACAAAAGTAGAAATAATGGAATATCTGCGTCTGAGCGACATTTACCTGACTCCTTACATAGGGAGGGAGCAGGCAGTATCAGGAACACTTGCATATGCTATTGGTTCTGGCAAGGCTATAGTTTCGACACCATACACCTATGCTCAGGAGATGCTTTCGGATGGTAGAGGAGTTCTTGTAGAGTTTGAAAATGCCCAGTCGATTGCAGAGGGTATTTTAATGCTTTTGAGAGATGAGAATCTCAGAAAAGAAATTGAGAGAAAAACATTGGAGATTGGCAAAGAGATGTACTGGCACAATGTTGCAAAGAGAATGATAGATATATTCTATGATGTTGTTGAAATAAACAAGAAGGTAGGGGTGATAGCATGA